In one Colletotrichum destructivum chromosome 2, complete sequence genomic region, the following are encoded:
- a CDS encoding Putative Zinc finger, LIM-type — translation MHRRKSTEKTRKVSPPSPSYMNNEQFAAYLANLRTTRIARPGGARPLPPSSSSTRSKRPSYEHSVSEPLPRIESAPQSSTSSTDAPSRPNPLSVNTSFSSRYSMSSTQGRDYYPYRPTSPLKPSEVVPTATYMERGQRWMEKEEVASLRQAMDDMQVKKDMPGLKIEAAHTKGGPADTPDDENRIYSAALDEASELVWQHQNGVRPPDPHAPYRYKSHLRKDSYAHARTASVGKYGDDVVPSGLARDKSRSVSGSSTDSDGHSRPSLALSQDSFKGQSRSPERSSMDSGILGTSGTSRPLPKPLSSGRRRSSMKRNISGEVERPFSGDQIWEEPEHTLRGDRSETKLVSSSDLPLVDKPKNPQGQVHVAAAFSADRAAPWKPKCNVEIHRNPPSQSRNPLYTTNSSVSKAMVGDGTVPKKNGMEIRSDDIRGATSMKLKDRSAKLPTPTAVSDRPGRPIVSFDSKWKAPDEKTDAQPGSAFGDNTSGASGQRSQPMEIPSIVVAPEEPPSDRAHGVPPIPSISIDGADEPAGPTPSMPVAITPDVHFSVSTPRPLPNPKTASKARPFQRPQRHWSPAAMSGNRSTTPCHECGFPIEGRFVSLAGFSERFHPQCFSCYACGTSLEALEISPEPDAHRKERLERIGRRANGEALEETPGKTMAEDGDERLRFYCHLDWHELYAPKCKHCKTPILGEHVVALGEHWHYGHFFCAECGDPFEKGMTHIEKDGYAWCINCQTKRTERRAPKCKNCKTAVIGQYIRALGGEWHDECFRCASCQGGFDDGQIFPKEVGDKMVVLCTGCRMMELKA, via the exons ATGCATCGCAGGAAGAGCACCGAGAAGACGAGAAAAGTGTCCCCTCCGTCACCGAGCTACATGAACAACGAGCAGTTTG CTGCCTATCTCGCCAATCTGAGAACAACCCGAATTGCTCGTCCCGGCGGAGCCAGACCCCTGCCCCCATCTTCCTCGAGCACAAGATCCAAACGTCCTTCCTACGAACACAGCGTTTCTGAACCTCTTCCTCGAATCGAAAGCGCTCCCCAATCCAGTACAAGTTCAACCGATGCACCTTCACGACCAAATCCCCTTTCTGTCAATACCAGCTTCTCGTCCCGTTACTCCATGTCTAGCACTCAGGGGCGCGATTACTACCCCTACCGCCCGACGTCGCCTCTGAAGCCCTCGGAAGTTGTTCCCACGGCGACCTACATGGAGAGAGGCCAGCGATGGATGGAGAAAGAAGAGGTTGCGTCGCTCCGGCAAGCCATGGACGACATGCAGGTTAAGAAAGACATGCCCGGCCTCAAAATCGAGGCCGCGCACACCAAGGGAGGACCTGCCGATACACCAGATGACGAGAACCGCATTTACAGTGCTGCCCTCGATGAAGCCTCCGAACTTGTTTGGCAGCATCAGAACGGGGTCCGCCCCCCGGACCCTCATGCCCCCTATCGGTACAAGTCTCATCTTAGAAAGGACAGCTATGCCCACGCTCGAACAGCCAGCGTGGGTAAATATGGCGACGACGTAGTCCCATCCGGTCTAGCTAGAGACAAGTCGAGATCTGTTTCCGGCAGCTCTACTGATAGTGACGGGCACTCTCGGCCTTCTCTTGCTTTGTCGCAAGATAGCTTCAAAGGACAGAGCCGCAGCCCCGAGCGATCGTCGATGGACTCTGGGATATTGGGCACCTCCGGTACCAGCCGACCTCTCCCTAAACCTCTGTCTtctggccgtcgccgcagcaGTATGAAGCGGAACATCAGCGGTGAGGTCGAGAGACCATTTTCGGGTGATCAGATCTGGGAGGAACCGGAACACACCTTGCGCGGAGACAGGTCCGAAACAAAGCTAGTGTCATCATCGGACTTGCCGCTTGTGGACAAACCAAAGAACCCGCAAGGCCAAGTCCATGTTGCtgcggccttctcggcggacCGCGCGGCCCCTTGGAAACCCAAATGCAATGTCGAAATCCATCGGAACCCACCGTCACAGTCGCGCAATCCGCTGTACACGACCAACAGTTCCGTCTCCAAGGCCATGGTAGGCGATGGTACGGTGCCTAAGAAGAATGGCATGGAGATCCGTAGCGATGATATCAGGGGAGCCACAAGCATGAAGCTTAAGGACCGCAGTGCGAAATTGCCTACGCCCACGGCCGTCAGTGATCGCCCTGGACGGCCGATTGTAAGCTTCGATTCGAAGTGGAAGGCCCCTGACGAGAAAACTGATGCTCAGCCAGGATCGGCTTTCGGCGACAACACATCGGGAGCCTCGGGCCAAAGGAGCCAGCCGATGGAAATTCCTTCTATTGTGGTTGCGCCGGAGGAACCCCCGTCGGACAGAGCACACGGGGTCCCGCCAATCCCGTCCATAAGCATCGACGGCGCAGATGAGCCGGCTGGTCCTACCCCAAGCATGCCTGTTGCAATAACCCCGGATGTCCACTTCTCTGTCTCTacgccgcggccgctgcCGAATCCCAAGACGGCATCCAAGGCACGACCCTTCCAACGTCCACAACGGCATTGGTCACCTGCCGCTATGTCAGGCAATCGTTCCACAACGCCCTGCCACGAGTGCGGGTTTCCCATTGAAGGCAGGTTTGTCTCTCTAGCTGGATTTTCGGAAAGATTCCATCCTCAGTGCTTCAGCTGTTATGCTTGTGGCACCAgcctcgaggcgctggagATTAGCCCCGAGCCTGATGCTCATCGCAAAGAGCGTCTGGAGAGGATCGGTCGTAGAGCTAACGGGGAGGCACTGGAGGAGACGCCGGGAAAGaccatggccgaggacggcgatgagCGCCTTCGTTTCTACTGTCATCTCGACTGGCACGAGCTTTATGCACCGAAATGCAAGCATTGCAAGACACCCATCCTCGGCGAGCATGTGGTCGCACTAGGCGAGCATTGGCACTACGGACATTTCTTCTGCGCCGAGTGTGGTGATCCGTTCGAAAAGGGCATGACCCACATCGAGAAAGATGGATACGCATGGTGCATCAACTGTCAAACCAAGCGGACGGAAAGAAGGGCGCCCAAATGCAAAAACTGCAAGACTGCTGTCATTGGGCAGTATATTAGAGCACTGGGAGGCGAGTGGCACGATGAGTGCTTCCGCTGCGCTTCCTGCCAGGGTGGTTTCGACGATGGCCAAATCTTCCCCAAGGAGGTTGGGGACAAGATGGTGGTACTGTGCACGGGATGCCGCATGATGGAACTCAAAGCGTAA
- a CDS encoding Putative F-box domain-containing protein, with protein sequence MDPPHITEFASERYFNKLNQLCESPTARDAQQHHQSRDSQLPPSQSVPTPPTPPFPSAQPSSFILPLRTSKASECDFESTRPPDQKRPEKSRLFSLRSKVSILHSKSHASQTDVNEQSAESLGPKTQSFGQLILALPTELQIQVISSLPLTDVLNLRRVSKSWHAIITLNEAPIVRHHLEHHIPTYALRLYPSSDPTTANFHHLCGLWHRLHVAAKLSFLMCEWITKEIFLRTTETQRLEFAPQRERMRRRLIPLLFTVFHFFETYRKLHLQHILDHNGHGLLHEPYTLNPIEVQIMNMYDDQTLLRVHQVFPLVISSFCRRLRPPSYAGRVERSLRGYLKEKPPDEVHVAILCVGGLRQVERLWEIKGYNSRRGAVDIWYNSIAKDSAEPTSKQRRGIMGLGRKKSTLSVRESIKSTQQDGAPAHRGSRTSLEDSVDPRDTNLVFNTSLAAGMPMGALGREHVRHVLADLPNLQEIWLKTAEALILERGIVERTQDIKRNAQVMLELIREDGMDEEDEWWYGRSTPESVRPPLEAIDEDPMDGA encoded by the exons ATGGATCCGCCTCACATCACCGAGTTCGCTTCCGAGCGCTACTTCAATAAACTCAACCAACTCTGCGAGTCTCCCACAGCTCGCGATGCCCAGCAACACCATCAATCACGCGATTCTCAACTACCCCCATCCCAATCGGTGCCCACCCCGCCGACACCTCCTTTTCCCTCTGCGCAGCCTTCTTCCTTTATCCTTCCACTCCGAACATCGAAAGCAAGCGAATGCGATTTCGAGTCTACTCGTCCGCCAGACCAAAAGCGCCCCGAAAAAAGCCGTCTGTTTAGTCTCCGATCCAAGGTTTCCATCCTTCACTCCAAGTCGCATGCATCACAAACAGATGTAAACGAGCAGAGTGCCGAATCCCTTGGGCCAAAGAC ACAATCATTCGGTCAACTAATCCTTGCACTACCCACCGAGCTTCAGATTCAAGTCATCTCGTCCCTACCGCTCACCGACGTTCTCAACCTTCGCAGAGTCTCGAAGTCATGGCATGCCATTATCACATTGAACGAGGCCCCCATTGTTCGCCATCACCTAGAGCATCATATCCCGACATATGCCCTACGTCTATATCCATCCAGTGACCCCACAACCGCCAACTTCCACCACCTGTGCGGTCTATGGCACCGTCTGCATGTTGCGGCGAAACTTTCGTTTCTCATGTGCGAGTGGATCACAAAGGAGATATTCTTGAGGACGACAGAAACCCAACGCCTCGAGTTCGCGCCGCAGCGTGAACGTATGCGTCGCCGCCTAATTCCACTACTATTCACTGTGTTCCATTTCTTCGAAACATACCGAAAGCTGCACCTACAACACATACTCGACCACAACGGTCACGGTTTGCTACACGAGCCCTATACACTAAACCCGATCGAGGTTCAGATCATGAACATGTACGACGATCAGACGCTGTTGCGCGTTCATCAGGTCTTCCCGCTTGTTATATCCTCGTTTTGCCGACGGTTACGTCCACCATCGTATGCCGGTCGCGTTGAACGATCTTTGAGGGGTTACTTGAAGGAAAAGCCACCAGACGAGGTTCATGTTGCTATTCTTTGCGTCGGCGGTCTACGACAGGTAGAGAGGCTCTGGGAGATCAAAGGATATAACAGTAGGAGAGGGGCGGTCGATATCTGGTATAACTCTATCGCAAAAGATTCGGCCGAACCGACTTCCAAACAGCGACGCGGCATTATGGGCCTCGGTCGCAAAAAGTCGACCTTGTCTGTAAGAGAATCGATCAAATCGACGCAACAGGACGGGGCCCCGGCACACCGCGGTTCGAGGACATCTCTCGAGGATTCAGTCGACCCTCGCGACACGAACTTGGTTTTTAACACAAGCCTGGCAGCTGGTATGCCCATGGGGGCATTGGGGCGTGAGCATGTGCGTCACGTACTTGCAGACTTGCCAAATTTGCAAGAAATCTGGCTCAAGACTGCTGAGGCTCTGATCTTGGAGCGAGGCATTGTGGAGCGTACTCAAGACATCAAACGCAACGCCCAAGTCATGTTGGAGCTGATTCGCGAAGATGGCatggacgaagaggatgagtGGTGGTACGGGCGAAGTACTCCCGAGTCTGTTCGCCCTCCGCTCGAGGCGATAGACGAGGATCCTATGGATGGTGCATAA
- a CDS encoding Putative ATPase, V1 complex, subunit C, vacuolar ATP synthase subunit C superfamily — translation MSTRYALVSLPLGIFDSSDKEDAIASLNATISPENGSVRPFNIPDFKIGTLDALVQQADDLAKLESTCEAVVAKVADSLKSILDGDEDKISQQKMVNDKPTDQYVSSFSWNRVRYRADKPLSELVDTLQKELITTDNDVKSKFNQYNSVKTNFATLQRKQTGNLATKSLTPVVDPALLIQHSEYLETHLIVVPNNAKKDFLRSYETLAPMVVPRSAVQVASDDEFTLFAVTAFKKHSAEFLQKCREQKWTPRQYKYVEGGKEEEQRELDRVAREEKKTWGEALRIGRTGWSESVMIWLHVLALRVFVEAVLRYGLPLDYVSVLIKTNSKLVKKVKTALDSNYSYLGGNAFGRDKRGKITKDDATLSSEMAAAGLGGGEGHEYTAYVYYEFDFP, via the exons ATGTCTACCAGATACGCACTCGTTTCTCTGCCGCTCGGCATCTTCGACTCCAGCGACAAGGAAGACGCCATTGCCTCCCTGAACGCTACCATTTCGCCCGAGAATGGCAGCGTACGCCCTTTCAACATACCTGATTTCAAAATCGGTACTTTGGATGCGTTGGTTCAGCAAGCCGATGACCTCGCTAAACTGGAGTCTACCTGCGAGGCCGTCGTAGCGAAGGTCGCTGACTCCTTGAAGTCaatcctcgacggcgacgaggacaagatcTCCCAGCAAAAGATGGTCAACGACA AGCCTACCGATCAATACGTCAGTTCCTTCTCCTGGAACAGGGTCCGATACCGAGCCGACAAGCCTCTGAGCGAACTTGTCGATACTCTACAAAAG GAGCTCATCACTACCGACAACGATGTCAAGAGCAAGTTCAATCAGTATAACTCGGTTAAGACAAACTTCGCCACGCTGCAGCGCAAACAGAC TGGCAACCTGGCAACTAAGTCCCTCACCCCTGTTGTTGATCCAGCATTGCTCATCCAACATTCGGAATATCTGGAGACGCATCTGATCGTCGTGCCAAACAACGCGAAGAAAGATTTCTTGAGAAGCTATGAAACGTTGGCACCGATGGTCGTCCCCCGTTCTGCCGTACAAGTTGCCTCTGACGACGAGTTCACCTTATTTGCGGTTACAGCGTTCAAGAAACACAGTGCCGAATTTCTACAAAAGTGTCGCGAGCAAAAATGGACCCCGCGTCAGTACAAGTACGTCGAAGGcggcaaagaggaggagcAACGCGAGCTGGACCGGGTGGCTCgcgaagagaagaagacatGGGGCGAGGCTCTGAGAATTGGCCGGACTGGCTGGAGCGAGAGCGTCATGATCTGGCTGCACGTGCTCGCACTGCGCGTATTCGTCGAAGCAGTCCTTCGCTACGGACTCCCACTTGACTACGTCAGTGTCCTTATCAAG ACAAATTCGAAGTTGGTCAAGAAGGTCAAAACTGCACTTGACTCTAACTACTCGTATCTGGGAGGTAATGCTTTTGGGAGAGATAAGCGCGGCAAGATCACCAAAGATGACGCCACATTGTCATCCGAGATGGCGGCAGCCGGCCTAggcggaggcgagggccATGAGTACACGGCATATGTGTACTACGAGTTCGACTTCCCCTAA
- a CDS encoding Putative modifier of rudimentary, Modr, helix hairpin bin domain superfamily, ESCRT assembly: MDTPPPVLPPKPGSHETSRIGTPITSNSPWPGAGAGLDANGAGVSRVHPAHQPAGLEFARPDPVPDPGDQWLPKLLQDKSKQDLADIATSPELLNALTHAPSTIHPSLSSSHKALQTALTDNLELASRLIEFETRLAHQRSATQAQLLSTHALERQWRQKQSDMDHALAPFSPTSMYQRLGQGVHEQASVCHVLEESFIEGEGDGAYASERETLDWVKRYRDAKVLYNLRQERKERWDEGRVGGWR; the protein is encoded by the exons ATGGATACTCCTCCGCCTGTTCTCCCTCCCAAGCCAGGCAGTCACGAGACCAGCCGCATCGGCACACCGATCACATCCAACTCGCCGtggcccggcgccggcgctggtCTCGATGCAAATGGTGCCGGTGTTAGCCGGGTGCACCCAGCTCATCAACCTGCTGGTTTGGAGTTCGCCCGACCAGATCCTGTGCCTGATCCGGGCGACCAATGGCTTCCAAAGTTGTTGCAAGACAAGTC GAAGCAAGACCTTGCTGACATAGCGACAAGTCCGGAACTTCTCAACGCCCTTACTCACGCACCGAGCACAATacatccctccctctcctcctcacACAAGGCCCTCCAGACAGCCTTGACCGACAACCTTGAGCTCGCTTCGCGGCTAATCGAGTTTGAGACTCGATTAGCCCACCAGAGATCTGCAACACAGGCGCAGCTCCTCTCCACACACGCCCTCGAACGTCAATGGAGGCAAAAACAGTCTGATATGGACCATGCGCTCGCGCCCTTCTCCCCCACGTCTATGTATCAGCGCCTGGGGCAAGGTGTACACGAGCAGGCCTCTGTGTGTCACGTCTTGGAGGAAAGCTTCATAGAGGGTGAGGGGGACGGTGCATATGCGTCAGAGAGGGAAACGTTGGACTGGGTTAAGAGGTACAGAGATGCCAAGGTCCTGTACAACCTTCGGCAAGAGCGAAAAGAACGATGGGACGAAGGCCGTGTCGGTGGCTGGAGATGA
- a CDS encoding Putative cysteine alpha-hairpin motif superfamily, mature-T-Cell Proliferation I type, whose amino-acid sequence MGLTEDLKANPPCHPRACAIQDCLTRNSFKEDRCQSAIMALYECCEAFYRFKGSQTTTVSCPKPDLLQLKLNRLREELQVAKK is encoded by the exons ATG GGTCTCACTGAGGACTTGAAGGCCAACCCTCCTTGTCATCCTCGCGCT TGCGCAATCCAAG ACTGCTTGACGAGAAACAGCTTTAAGGAAGACAGATGCCAGTCGGCCATCATGGCTTTATACGAATGCTGCGAGGCCTTCTACCGATTCAAGGGTAGCCAGACAACCACCGTTAGCTGCCCCAAGCCCGATCTGCTACAGTTGAAACTCAACAGACTGCGTGAAGAGTTACAAGTGGCAAAGAAATAG
- a CDS encoding Putative Ubiquitin-like domain-containing protein — protein MSGEHENGSPSAGGQDAAPAVEHLNIKVTDNNNEVFFKIKRSTKLDKLMTAFCERQGKAMNSVRFLFEGQRVQPTDTPDTLEMADGDTLEVHQEQVGGSS, from the exons ATGTCTGGCGAACACGAGAACGGAAGCCCCTCTGCTGGCGGCCAGGATgccgcgcccgccgtcgAACACCTGAATATCAAGGTCACGGACAACAACAATGAGGTCTTCTTCAAGATCAAGCGCTCCACcaagctcgacaagctcaTGACAGCCTTCTGCGAGAGACAAGGAAAGGCTATGAACTCTGTTCGATTCCTCTTCGAGGGTCAGCGTGTGCAGCCGACAGACACTCCAGACACT CTTGAGATGGCGGATGGAGATACCCTTGAGGTGCATCAGGAACAGGTTGGCGGTTCCTCCTAG